The DNA window ACCCCTCTTGGGTTACTACCCTCTCTTGGGTTACTACCCCTCTTGGGTTACTACCCCCTCTTGGGTTACTTCCCTCTCTTGGGTTACTACCCCCTCTTGGGTTACTTCCCTCTCTTGGGTTACTACCCCTATTTGGTAGATATCACTTCCTTCTGTTGGACTTTTCCCCCTTTGGACTTCTGtcatttttcttctctttttcttctctttttcttgGGCATATAAAACATCAATATCTTTCACAAAGTTATCACCTGATGATTCatcaaaaaaattgcaaTCATCATCACTCTCTACTTCATTGGAGACTTCACATTCTTCCTGCATATCGCTTTTTAAAACATTCTTTAGAAAAGAATTTCTCTTTACATTTGTAGGATGCGCAGCAGGTTTTCCCTCCGCTTTGTTTATGTTTTCCTCTGTGCCTACCTCTGCACCTGTTTCTACAGTTCCTTTTCTCCCAGCTGGCCCCTCATTGCCGTCCTTTTCCCGTATCACCCTCTTTAAGATATCCTTATAGTACAGAGAAAACCGGACAATGTTTTTCTTACATTGAGTAACCATGATACTTCTACTGTCTGATCCAATTAATTGCAAATGCTTAATATGTTGACAATTCATTACTTTCAAAGTGTAAtcataaattttcaaaaattctTCTTGGTCATATATCTTCAAATTCATAAAAGGTAAAATTTCATTGTGATGACACAAAGgcatttttagaaaataaaaaattaattcaaatattaaattaccATTACTACAAAATGGATCCCATATTactttaatgttttttatattttttaaacatttctGAATGATTAGTGCATATACACAACTAGCTGAATCGTAACAGTCatcacttaaaaaaaaattattattgtaatggtgcatcctttttatttccatatCGTTTAAATACTTAACGATATGACTCTTCCAGCTTCCCCTTTTATCCTCCCCCGCGCAGTCAACCCTCCCGTTGACACTTCCACTGCGACTACTACTACCACGACTATAGCCACTTCCATTACTACTGCCCCTGCCGCTTACTAATTCATCTCTCCCTTTGGGTGAAGAATTCTGGCCGGAGCTATTAACCTCTTTGTGTGATATGCATGCTTTTTCTCTTCTGTCTACTTTGCCATCCTTATCAGCCCTGTCCAatttttccccttttccTTGACTCTCACTACATGCCGAGTTGTGTTCTAAGCATGCCTTTTCACCCTGAAATGGGAAATTAACTAGGGGGATTCTACCACAGGCATTCTTTCCACCGACTATTTTTTCTGCATACTGTCGTATTCCTTCATTCGTACGAGCCACAAGAAGATCTGCTGATCCCTTCATATTTGTTGTGTCGTGTGGATCAAATTTGCTAGTCCACTTTTTGGGGGGGTACAATTCCTTATTATCACTAAACGAAGTGTTAGTATGTTTTATTCCTAATCTACCATCGaaataattgtatttataaaatttatgttttcctTTCATTTTAGCATTTTCTTGATCtacttgtattttttttttttcttcacatATTGACCATGTCGGTACATTTTCacttacaatattttttattttttcatccattatattataattattcttaaaaagagaaaagaaattaatattttcacatctgtccaaattttttatattacttaaatctctcatataattatattcgTAAAAACGAGGCGATAACTTACCAGTAAATTTTACATCAACATTGCATATGTTCTCTTCAATATGAACACACAATATATTCCAAAAATTATCATTGttgatttcatttttttctctttctctttcATATGTTGACATGGTAACATTCTCATCAATGAGCGTATTGCTCATAGACGCTTTGGGAATGTTCTGTTTACCTTCCTGTAATGACAGCGTgccataaaataaatttttcttttcattttcattataagtACTACCAATTATGCTGTATAAACACTTATATATAGTACTTCTAATAAGTGAGATATCAAATAGTTTTGatttaatagaaataatttttaatggaATTCCCATTAAATCGTAAGgattcatatattttgtccattctatattcataataatgcTCTCTAAACATGGTACAGAAGCACATGGCTTATTTTTTGCTACATTTAACCAAATACATTCAATGTATTTACATTTGAgtgttaataaataaattaacgaCGTTGAACATTTTAGTTGTATCCCACCATTTACTTTACTAAGCTTTATTAAAtgatttactttttttttctgtttatcTGGGCTCTTATACTCTCTCTGttccttttcatatttcattaactcctttgcatataaatattttatatcattttttagcAAGGCCTCTCCTCCTTTTCTAGTggatatgaaaaaattgtatttgCTAAAGTTTCTTTTATTGACTAGAAAAGCGAGAGGAAAAAGTCTCATTGTGCTTCGCTAAGTTCATTTACGTTtcgctatatatatatcgtttcattttattcatttagtTACCCGTTCGTTTATCAGTTCGTTTATCAGTTCGTTCATCAGTTCGTTTATTTatctgtttatttatttattttatttttttttttttttttttcccattctACAAAATTGGATGATCATTTCATACGTGTACTTCTCCCTTtttcgaattttttttttt is part of the Plasmodium malariae genome assembly, chromosome: 14 genome and encodes:
- the PmUG01_14060300 gene encoding conserved Plasmodium protein, unknown function, which codes for MRLFPLAFLVNKRNFSKYNFFISTRKGGEALLKNDIKYLYAKELMKYEKEQREYKSPDKQKKKVNHLIKLSKVNGGIQLKCSTSLIYLLTLKCKYIECIWLNVAKNKPCASVPCLESIIMNIEWTKYMNPYDLMGIPLKIISIKSKLFDISLIRSTIYKCLYSIIGSTYNENEKKNLFYGTLSLQEGKQNIPKASMSNTLIDENVTMSTYEREREKNEINNDNFWNILCVHIEENICNVDVKFTGKLSPRFYEYNYMRDLSNIKNLDRCENINFFSLFKNNYNIMDEKIKNIVSENVPTWSICEEKKKIQVDQENAKMKGKHKFYKYNYFDGRLGIKHTNTSFSDNKELYPPKKWTSKFDPHDTTNMKGSADLLVARTNEGIRQYAEKIVGGKNACGRIPLVNFPFQGEKACLEHNSACSESQGKGEKLDRADKDGKVDRREKACISHKEVNSSGQNSSPKGRDELVSGRGSSNGSGYSRGSSSRSGSVNGRVDCAGEDKRGSWKSHIVKYLNDMEIKRMHHYNNNFFLSDDCYDSASCVYALIIQKCLKNIKNIKVIWDPFCSNGNLIFELIFYFLKMPLCHHNEILPFMNLKIYDQEEFLKIYDYTLKVMNCQHIKHLQLIGSDSRSIMVTQCKKNIVRFSLYYKDILKRVIREKDGNEGPAGRKGTVETGAEVGTEENINKAEGKPAAHPTNVKRNSFLKNVLKSDMQEECEVSNEVESDDDCNFFDESSGDNFVKDIDVLYAQEKEKKKRRKMTEVQRGKSPTEGSDIYQIGVRGSNPREGSNPRGVVTQERVVTQERVVTQEREVTQEGVVTQEGVVTQEGVVTQEGVVTQEGEVIEEREVTEGGEVTEGGEVTEGGEATEGGEVTDEDVATEWDEETEADETTEGDEETEADETTEGEVSNIIAPTIDTLSICTEEDTEYNLNFPFGISFHKTHFFNIAPFVKNAIIITKIPHFSFAKELGVSKKTFILYEQFEHMLCSKNDWKGVYVLVRNKVFLNKSRLEWSKVITIKDSKGRYLTLLSWTGRKKCLYSLAAQDDKLRELEKFSEKLQFDS